Proteins from a single region of Desulfonatronum thiosulfatophilum:
- a CDS encoding replication initiation protein produces the protein MNTNDDFVLVKSNALKTNALVDAMSDLGLQELRFLAFAASRLPHDLKAEKGKPYDMEIDVPALVENFGINPQDAYREIKILADRLTRKIIEFDDESGAEIAVGLLSNRKYDHGKGRLWFRFDENLLPHLMGLTERFTKHRIKDVYQFQKPSTWRVYELLRQYKEIGKQEFEIEELHWKLGLADKYPRLVDLRKWILDPAILEINAASDILVDYSQKKRGRRIVALIFHILENKGSGATTRKSHGTSRKPSVSAQSPQDSALVRMLREEYRVSPKQSRQLAELGSHDNGFILDLLPKLRLRWEQATEKKTTLGTYISKALREELLHKNSLIGN, from the coding sequence ATGAATACGAACGATGATTTTGTTCTCGTAAAATCAAATGCTCTTAAAACCAACGCTCTTGTTGACGCCATGTCTGATCTGGGGCTTCAAGAATTGCGTTTTCTGGCTTTCGCGGCGTCACGATTGCCCCACGACCTCAAGGCCGAAAAAGGCAAGCCGTACGACATGGAGATTGATGTCCCGGCTCTTGTCGAAAACTTCGGAATAAACCCTCAAGATGCGTACCGGGAAATCAAGATCCTGGCAGACCGCCTTACTCGCAAAATCATCGAGTTTGATGACGAATCGGGCGCGGAAATCGCTGTCGGCCTGCTTTCAAACCGCAAATATGACCACGGGAAGGGTCGTCTCTGGTTCCGTTTTGATGAGAATCTGCTGCCGCATTTGATGGGCCTTACCGAACGATTCACGAAGCACCGCATCAAGGACGTCTATCAGTTTCAAAAGCCCTCCACTTGGCGCGTCTATGAACTGCTGAGACAATACAAGGAGATCGGGAAGCAGGAATTCGAGATCGAGGAACTGCACTGGAAACTCGGTTTGGCCGACAAATATCCTCGCTTGGTGGATTTGCGAAAATGGATCCTCGATCCCGCGATTTTGGAGATCAACGCCGCTTCGGACATCCTGGTCGACTACTCGCAGAAGAAACGAGGCCGCCGGATCGTTGCTCTGATCTTCCACATCCTGGAGAACAAAGGTTCGGGCGCAACAACGCGAAAATCTCATGGAACATCCCGAAAGCCTTCAGTGTCCGCACAATCACCCCAGGACTCCGCGCTAGTTCGGATGTTACGCGAAGAATACCGAGTATCTCCAAAACAATCGCGACAACTGGCGGAACTCGGATCTCACGACAACGGATTCATTCTCGATCTGCTCCCGAAATTGCGTTTGCGATGGGAGCAGGCAACGGAAAAGAAAACCACTCTCGGCACGTATATTTCGAAAGCACTACGCGAGGAGTTATTGCACAAGAATTCATTGATTGGGAATTGA
- a CDS encoding class I SAM-dependent methyltransferase yields the protein MGFDFGPYQFVMEPDEKIHWNMDFPHIQILYGLAMMPGLLNVVEIGSFRGASTAAFIQSQKDGAGFHLHVVEIKPRWQLIAILNEMPKTRWSLYTEPIQHLDLPTPDLILIDGDHGAPALIDALAALCLGSGIIVMHDSQTHVTITNKNHWGAHQAAKLLKMHKDREWWEDCRQRPGMLTERGLFVSWPKSMPGVRECLERKKPVDVQLLS from the coding sequence ATGGGTTTTGATTTCGGCCCGTATCAATTCGTAATGGAACCGGATGAAAAGATCCATTGGAACATGGATTTTCCGCATATCCAGATTCTCTATGGTCTGGCTATGATGCCGGGGTTGCTCAACGTTGTGGAGATCGGCAGCTTCCGGGGCGCCAGCACCGCGGCGTTTATCCAGTCCCAGAAGGATGGAGCCGGCTTTCATCTGCATGTCGTGGAAATCAAGCCGCGTTGGCAGTTGATCGCTATATTGAACGAGATGCCGAAAACGCGCTGGAGCCTCTATACCGAGCCGATTCAGCACCTGGATCTGCCGACGCCTGACCTGATTCTGATCGATGGGGATCATGGCGCCCCCGCGTTGATTGATGCCCTGGCGGCGCTTTGTCTCGGATCAGGGATTATCGTGATGCACGACAGCCAAACCCATGTCACGATTACGAACAAAAACCATTGGGGAGCTCACCAGGCCGCGAAACTCTTGAAAATGCACAAGGATCGGGAGTGGTGGGAGGATTGCCGGCAGCGTCCTGGTATGCTGACGGAGCGGGGACTTTTCGTATCCTGGCCCAAATCCATGCCAGGAGTCCGGGAGTGTTTGGAGCGGAAAAAGCCGGTTGATGTGCAACTACTCAGCTGA